The following are encoded together in the Leuconostoc mesenteroides subsp. mesenteroides ATCC 8293 genome:
- a CDS encoding CCA tRNA nucleotidyltransferase has protein sequence MKITQLPQEFIDAQPILTKLEDAGFEAYFVGGSVRDTMLGKTIHDVDIASSAFPEEVKSLFHNTVDTGIQHGTVMVLDHGTGYEITTFRVESTYTDFRRPDHVTFVRSLEEDLKRRDFTINALAMRHDGEVLDLFDGLEDMKKGVIRAVGDAEKRFTEDALRMMRALRFSAQLGFNIEADTQKALVDLAPNLAKIAVERVRVEFEKLLLGSQASQSLELALRDQVMNYLPGPHIEDWSSIIDDLNKDQATNYTVAWAHILSRTQFDDKKRRQFMYDWKMSRNVMKTVNAIVPIVHNPKKSTVFDIYQVLAYQEELLEVLSLTGSQPETIQRISHIIEMLPITKAADLNISGGELIRSGILTPGPLLGRVLKKIEYAVVVGDILNDHDALEKFAKEYVNDQN, from the coding sequence ATGCTGGATTTGAAGCTTATTTTGTTGGTGGTTCGGTACGTGATACTATGCTTGGAAAAACGATTCATGATGTTGATATTGCAAGTAGCGCTTTTCCAGAAGAAGTGAAATCATTGTTCCATAATACTGTGGATACGGGCATTCAACACGGGACAGTGATGGTTTTGGACCATGGGACAGGATATGAAATTACGACTTTTCGTGTCGAGTCAACTTACACAGATTTTAGGCGACCTGATCATGTCACTTTTGTACGTAGCCTCGAAGAGGATCTTAAAAGACGTGATTTCACAATTAATGCTTTGGCAATGCGGCACGACGGTGAGGTATTAGATCTCTTTGATGGTCTAGAGGACATGAAAAAAGGCGTTATTCGAGCCGTTGGTGATGCCGAAAAACGCTTCACAGAAGATGCCCTGAGAATGATGCGTGCCCTGAGATTTAGCGCCCAACTTGGTTTTAACATTGAAGCTGATACTCAAAAAGCATTGGTAGATTTGGCACCGAACTTGGCTAAAATCGCGGTTGAACGAGTTCGAGTTGAATTTGAAAAATTATTGTTAGGTAGTCAAGCATCGCAGAGTTTAGAACTGGCCCTGCGCGATCAGGTCATGAATTATTTACCAGGTCCGCACATTGAAGATTGGTCAAGTATTATAGATGATTTAAATAAAGACCAGGCTACAAATTACACCGTGGCTTGGGCACATATATTATCAAGAACGCAATTTGATGACAAGAAACGTCGTCAATTTATGTACGATTGGAAAATGAGTCGTAACGTGATGAAAACGGTCAACGCAATTGTTCCTATTGTGCATAATCCAAAGAAATCAACTGTATTTGATATATACCAAGTTTTAGCTTATCAGGAAGAATTGCTTGAAGTTTTGTCACTAACTGGTAGTCAGCCCGAGACAATTCAGAGAATAAGTCATATAATAGAGATGTTACCGATTACAAAAGCTGCTGATCTTAACATTAGTGGCGGTGAATTGATCCGTTCTGGTATTTTAACACCTGGGCCTTTATTGGGGCGTGTGCTTAAAAAAATTGAGTACGCAGTCGTTGTTGGTGATATTTTAAATGATCACGACGCACTTGAAAAGTTTGCAAAGGAGTACGTAAATGACCAAAATTAA
- a CDS encoding dihydrofolate reductase translates to MTKIKMVWAEDRQHAIGKDGGIPWHMPDDLKLFRDETVNTLMIMGRPTWLSIGRPLPKRTTVVMTRQEDWTPSYPEVKVIHSIEEAKNLIAKEERDITIAGGAAVYREFMPYATDLVITRVDGVIDGDTFVDEVDLTQFQLKSSEPHAKDDNHDYAFVVERYERI, encoded by the coding sequence ATGACCAAAATTAAAATGGTATGGGCTGAAGATCGTCAACATGCAATTGGAAAAGATGGTGGTATACCTTGGCATATGCCTGATGATCTCAAACTGTTTAGAGATGAAACAGTCAATACCCTAATGATTATGGGGCGCCCAACGTGGCTTAGCATTGGGCGGCCATTGCCTAAACGAACAACTGTAGTTATGACTAGGCAAGAAGACTGGACACCAAGTTATCCAGAAGTAAAAGTTATTCATTCCATTGAAGAAGCCAAAAATTTGATAGCTAAGGAAGAGCGAGATATTACGATTGCTGGTGGCGCAGCAGTTTACCGTGAATTTATGCCCTATGCAACAGATTTAGTTATAACGCGAGTTGACGGTGTGATTGATGGCGATACTTTTGTTGATGAGGTGGATTTAACACAATTTCAACTAAAGTCCAGTGAACCACATGCGAAAGATGATAATCATGATTACGCATTCGTTGTCGAACGCTACGAACGCATATAA
- a CDS encoding DegV family protein: protein MSNIKIVTDSAVALTPEEITKYDIKIVPLSVQIDGTVYEDGVTIQRDEFLEKMIESKSLPQTSQPSIGTFQAVYDDIHQKFPDSEILSLHLSSGLSGTVRAAEQAAALTSAKITTFDTLAADRAQAFVVLQAAKMASQGATMAEILPAVEKARDESHIFLSFTSLTNMVAGGRLSKTQGIIGNLLNIKVGAGVTKNDGTVEVLLKGRGMKTIAKFNNNVIAKMQEYKEVLSIGISHAGIPEEAAQIAARLKAIWPDIEIPVLNTTPIISTHTGVGALAILYRAR, encoded by the coding sequence ATGTCAAATATTAAAATCGTTACAGATTCAGCTGTAGCATTAACTCCAGAAGAAATTACCAAATACGATATCAAAATTGTGCCGCTATCAGTACAAATCGATGGTACAGTCTATGAAGATGGTGTCACTATTCAGCGCGATGAATTTCTTGAAAAGATGATTGAAAGTAAGAGTCTTCCTCAAACATCGCAGCCATCAATCGGCACATTTCAAGCTGTTTATGATGATATTCATCAGAAATTTCCAGATTCCGAAATTTTAAGTCTCCATTTATCATCAGGGCTGTCAGGAACTGTCCGCGCTGCTGAACAAGCAGCCGCATTGACAAGTGCTAAGATTACAACATTTGACACATTAGCGGCTGACCGTGCGCAAGCATTTGTTGTCTTACAAGCGGCAAAAATGGCGTCCCAAGGGGCTACGATGGCTGAAATATTACCAGCGGTTGAAAAAGCTCGTGATGAGTCGCATATTTTTTTGAGTTTTACTTCTTTGACAAATATGGTTGCCGGTGGTCGCTTGAGTAAAACACAAGGAATTATCGGTAATTTGCTAAACATTAAGGTCGGTGCTGGTGTAACAAAAAATGATGGCACGGTTGAAGTACTGCTCAAAGGCCGAGGCATGAAAACTATTGCTAAATTCAACAATAATGTTATTGCTAAGATGCAAGAGTATAAGGAAGTATTGTCAATAGGTATCTCTCACGCAGGAATTCCAGAGGAAGCAGCTCAAATTGCAGCACGCTTAAAAGCAATTTGGCCTGATATTGAAATTCCAGTTTTAAATACAACACCAATTATTTCTACCCATACAGGCGTAGGCGCATTAGCAATTTTGTACCGAGCACGCTAA
- a CDS encoding nucleoside hydrolase, translating into MQKVIIDTDPGIDDSLALLVALKSPELDVIAITVVEGNVPTKIGVQNTLKVLEEVGRTDVPVFEGAHEPLQHEYISAQDTHGLDGLGQSNIAVPMIEASTISAHSAYNQLLTNHNDVWVLALGPLTNIALAMQENPKVWQNMSRLIIMGGSYLSNGNTSPVAEYNFWVDPNAADYVLKNSPIVAEIVPLDVTRKMLLTPNILSLMQRLNPEQSIFITKIIKFYFDFHWQQEHVMGAVINDPLVIIHALYPEYTRGISKYVTVVTEGVALGQSIVDIADFWKKEANAVILTEVDSLHVMAEIIARLLEISSATILTELTNIATDLEVLS; encoded by the coding sequence ATGCAAAAAGTTATAATTGACACGGATCCAGGAATTGATGATAGTTTAGCACTTTTGGTCGCATTAAAATCACCAGAGCTTGATGTTATCGCCATTACTGTTGTCGAGGGAAATGTCCCTACAAAAATCGGTGTTCAGAATACTCTCAAAGTGCTTGAAGAGGTAGGAAGGACTGATGTTCCTGTCTTTGAAGGGGCACATGAACCCTTGCAACATGAGTACATCAGTGCACAGGATACCCACGGATTGGATGGGTTAGGACAAAGTAATATTGCTGTCCCAATGATAGAGGCCAGCACAATAAGTGCCCATTCAGCATACAATCAGTTACTCACCAATCATAATGATGTTTGGGTACTGGCTTTGGGACCGTTGACAAATATTGCGCTAGCCATGCAAGAAAATCCCAAGGTTTGGCAAAATATGTCGCGCCTAATCATTATGGGTGGATCCTATCTTTCGAATGGAAATACCTCACCAGTTGCTGAATACAACTTCTGGGTAGATCCGAATGCAGCTGATTATGTTTTGAAAAATAGTCCTATTGTAGCTGAAATTGTCCCATTAGATGTTACTCGAAAAATGTTACTGACACCAAATATCTTGTCATTAATGCAGCGATTGAATCCTGAGCAATCAATATTTATCACAAAAATCATTAAGTTTTATTTTGATTTTCATTGGCAACAAGAACACGTGATGGGGGCGGTTATTAATGATCCACTTGTGATTATTCATGCATTATATCCTGAGTATACTCGTGGCATTAGTAAATATGTCACTGTAGTAACAGAAGGTGTAGCCCTCGGACAAAGCATAGTTGATATAGCTGATTTTTGGAAAAAAGAAGCGAACGCAGTGATTTTAACAGAGGTGGATTCTTTGCATGTTATGGCGGAAATCATAGCTCGCCTATTGGAAATTTCGTCAGCAACCATATTGACTGAATTAACCAATATTGCCACAGATCTTGAGGTATTATCATGA
- a CDS encoding ECF transporter S component yields MKKLSTQRITLIALFIVINIVGGHIALLAKLPVYLDTIGTLLGASFFGPVGGVVVGILTALINGTTGDPFSIYYMPSQIVTALVAGLIYRKVSATDVKNIWWSALIISVPATIVSSVITVILFHGITSSGSSTIVQVLHGLGVNQTLSVFLVQIGTDYLDRLIGVYVVAVVYSVIVSRVHLI; encoded by the coding sequence ATGAAAAAGCTATCTACTCAGCGTATCACGTTAATTGCCTTATTTATTGTGATTAATATTGTTGGTGGTCACATTGCTTTACTTGCCAAGTTACCAGTTTACTTAGACACGATTGGTACGCTTTTAGGCGCATCTTTTTTTGGTCCAGTTGGTGGCGTAGTCGTTGGTATTTTGACAGCATTAATAAACGGTACAACAGGTGACCCTTTTTCAATTTACTACATGCCTAGCCAAATTGTTACCGCTCTTGTGGCAGGATTAATTTACAGAAAAGTCAGCGCTACGGATGTTAAAAATATTTGGTGGTCAGCTTTGATCATATCCGTACCGGCGACAATTGTGAGTTCAGTAATTACCGTCATTCTTTTTCACGGCATTACTTCTTCTGGGTCAAGCACGATTGTACAGGTGCTTCACGGTCTTGGGGTCAACCAAACACTTTCTGTTTTTCTAGTACAGATTGGAACGGATTATCTCGATCGCCTGATTGGCGTGTATGTTGTAGCCGTAGTATATAGTGTTATCGTATCACGCGTTCATTTAATTTAA
- a CDS encoding SGNH/GDSL hydrolase family protein produces the protein MRKFAISLIPILLIGIGAFYGIKTWENQKNDLNQPQKSVQKVSHINLVALGDSLTEGVGDEKNMKGYSGRIAKKIRAQYNVSVTVSNFGKAGDRSDQIKKRLDTQQKFQKRLQKANVIVMTSGGNDLQQLLLKNVLATSPKTLSAAVKAGQQSYQQKLSALIKDIRSYNSDAPIFIFGNYNPLYVHFADRSDFNDDVKLFNNINAQAAKEAGNAYFVSIFNLTYGQFKTTTQREGLIKESANSNSSSNSNAAMTAVLTGQKNVNNAWISTEDNYHPNNKGYNYMTTQLFNKMKKETKQWLIKQ, from the coding sequence ATGCGAAAGTTTGCCATCAGTTTAATACCCATCTTATTGATTGGCATTGGGGCATTTTATGGCATCAAAACTTGGGAAAATCAAAAAAATGATTTAAATCAACCTCAAAAATCGGTGCAAAAAGTATCACATATTAATTTAGTTGCCCTTGGGGACTCATTAACAGAGGGTGTTGGAGACGAAAAAAATATGAAGGGGTATTCTGGGCGCATTGCTAAAAAAATTCGTGCACAATACAACGTTAGTGTCACTGTTAGTAATTTTGGTAAAGCAGGGGATCGATCTGACCAAATCAAAAAAAGATTGGATACGCAACAAAAATTTCAAAAACGATTACAAAAAGCTAATGTGATTGTAATGACCTCTGGTGGTAATGATTTGCAACAATTGCTTTTGAAAAATGTTTTGGCAACGTCTCCAAAGACGTTGTCAGCTGCCGTTAAAGCAGGGCAACAATCTTATCAACAAAAGTTATCTGCTTTGATAAAGGATATTCGCTCTTATAATTCTGATGCACCAATATTTATATTTGGAAATTATAATCCTTTATATGTTCATTTTGCCGATCGATCTGATTTTAATGACGACGTTAAGCTATTTAATAACATTAATGCTCAAGCTGCCAAAGAAGCTGGCAATGCATATTTTGTCAGTATTTTCAATTTAACGTATGGTCAATTTAAAACAACAACGCAACGAGAAGGGCTCATTAAGGAATCAGCTAACTCAAATAGCAGTTCAAATTCGAATGCTGCCATGACAGCCGTATTGACGGGTCAAAAGAATGTTAACAACGCATGGATTAGTACGGAAGACAATTACCACCCTAATAATAAGGGCTATAATTACATGACAACACAGTTATTTAACAAAATGAAAAAGGAAACAAAGCAATGGCTGATCAAACAATAG
- a CDS encoding YpmS family protein, with protein MADQTIARSNKIVKKKKPIWFWLFWGLISILLVGGIWLFNEASGPVKIKDNVSKISKSDATFDVSLNKKQINALVAHYLNDTDNSGYTFKIGDDVMMYGSAKLLGQKFNFGMALDAKLTPNGNIVMQAKSLAIGNLSLPIKTVMSYVRSSYDAPEYVTIVPKKKQIFIDMSKLPTTQGIKFKAKVINIKADQFVFQGGLANEKK; from the coding sequence ATGGCTGATCAAACAATAGCTAGATCAAATAAAATAGTCAAAAAGAAAAAGCCAATTTGGTTCTGGCTTTTTTGGGGTCTAATATCTATATTATTGGTAGGTGGAATCTGGCTTTTCAATGAAGCTAGCGGGCCAGTAAAAATTAAGGACAATGTATCCAAGATCAGTAAATCGGACGCGACGTTTGATGTATCCTTAAATAAAAAACAAATCAATGCCTTAGTTGCTCATTATCTTAATGATACAGATAACAGTGGCTATACTTTTAAAATTGGGGATGACGTGATGATGTATGGTAGCGCCAAACTTTTGGGCCAAAAATTTAATTTTGGCATGGCGCTAGATGCCAAATTAACGCCTAATGGGAACATCGTTATGCAGGCGAAATCTTTAGCAATTGGTAACCTATCGTTGCCAATTAAAACTGTGATGAGTTACGTTAGATCAAGTTACGATGCGCCTGAATACGTCACAATCGTACCGAAGAAGAAGCAAATATTCATTGATATGAGTAAGTTACCCACAACGCAAGGCATTAAATTTAAAGCAAAGGTCATTAATATAAAAGCAGATCAGTTTGTTTTCCAAGGAGGTCTTGCTAATGAGAAAAAGTGA
- a CDS encoding YozE family protein, giving the protein MRKSDRSFYNWLMTNRNSMAANEVQQFANNAFLDSSFPKQSSDFDELSQYLEENTTYLMSMTTFDEAWSLYNAER; this is encoded by the coding sequence ATGAGAAAAAGTGATCGTTCATTTTACAATTGGTTAATGACAAATCGTAATTCTATGGCAGCCAATGAAGTGCAACAATTTGCAAACAATGCCTTTTTAGATTCGTCATTTCCAAAACAAAGTAGTGATTTTGATGAATTGTCACAGTACTTAGAAGAGAATACAACCTATTTAATGAGTATGACAACATTTGATGAAGCGTGGTCACTATACAACGCTGAGCGTTAA
- the ylqF gene encoding ribosome biogenesis GTPase YlqF: protein MAQIIQWFPGHMAKAFRLMRENLKLVDVVFELVDSRIPESSRNPEVDKLIGNKPRLLIMTKADLADPDQTRAWKKHFEAQGYTVLVLDTRDPRTPQLVTKAARRAVEAKKAAQLAKGIQDQPIRAMISGVPNVGKSTLLNHLVMKNVAPTADRPGVTKKIAWLKTPTKLELLDSPGVLWPKFEDQNIGMKLALTGAVKDTIFAKDDAALFLINFFREYRPEAIIERYHLNDNIFDQENVDVLLSITSKLGFKDDYDKASERILNDLRKNKLGAFTLDLIETKND, encoded by the coding sequence ATGGCACAAATAATTCAATGGTTCCCAGGCCATATGGCCAAAGCCTTCCGTTTGATGCGGGAAAATTTAAAACTAGTCGACGTTGTTTTTGAGCTGGTTGATTCCCGTATTCCCGAAAGCTCACGTAATCCGGAAGTGGATAAGTTAATCGGCAATAAACCCCGTTTGTTAATTATGACTAAAGCTGATTTGGCAGATCCTGATCAAACACGGGCATGGAAAAAACATTTTGAAGCACAAGGATACACAGTACTTGTGCTCGACACGCGTGACCCAAGAACTCCGCAATTAGTGACTAAAGCAGCCCGACGAGCAGTTGAAGCAAAAAAAGCAGCACAACTAGCAAAAGGTATCCAAGATCAGCCTATTCGCGCCATGATTTCTGGGGTGCCAAATGTCGGTAAGTCAACATTATTGAATCACTTGGTAATGAAAAATGTTGCGCCAACGGCGGATCGACCAGGTGTAACGAAGAAAATTGCTTGGCTAAAAACACCAACAAAATTAGAATTACTGGATTCTCCTGGGGTGCTCTGGCCAAAGTTTGAAGATCAAAACATCGGCATGAAATTAGCATTAACAGGAGCGGTGAAAGATACAATCTTTGCCAAAGATGATGCTGCGCTATTTTTGATCAACTTTTTTCGAGAATATCGACCAGAGGCCATTATTGAGCGATATCATTTGAACGACAATATTTTTGATCAAGAAAATGTAGATGTTTTATTATCCATCACAAGCAAATTAGGATTCAAAGACGATTATGACAAGGCCAGTGAACGAATACTAAATGATCTTAGAAAAAATAAACTAGGGGCGTTTACACTTGATTTAATTGAGACGAAAAATGACTGA
- a CDS encoding ribonuclease HII encodes MTDTIANIKLQLKNTSPNDEQLLIWQQDKRVGVQNALKAWQKKQVMLREKREHFLSRFDIERQYWMQGYDLIAGVDEVGRGPLAGPVVAAAVILPHDFDVLDVIDSKQLSAKKRDELYDKIIEKAISIGVGRVEASIIDEINIYEAARVAMTEAVNQLAPIPEALLIDAMRLDLDLPQEFLIKGDARSNSIGAASIIAKVTRDRLMASYGLKYPGYGFEKNAGYGTKEHLEGIKKIGITPIHRKTFAPIKDIL; translated from the coding sequence ATGACTGACACAATTGCAAATATTAAATTACAACTCAAAAACACATCTCCTAATGACGAGCAGTTGCTAATTTGGCAACAAGATAAGCGTGTTGGTGTACAAAATGCATTGAAGGCTTGGCAAAAAAAGCAAGTGATGTTGCGGGAAAAACGCGAGCATTTTTTATCTCGTTTTGATATTGAGCGTCAGTACTGGATGCAAGGCTACGACTTAATTGCTGGCGTGGATGAAGTTGGTCGGGGGCCTTTAGCTGGCCCAGTTGTTGCGGCAGCTGTTATTTTACCGCATGATTTTGATGTTTTAGATGTCATAGATTCTAAGCAACTGTCTGCAAAAAAAAGAGACGAGTTGTACGACAAAATTATAGAAAAAGCAATTTCTATAGGTGTTGGCAGGGTCGAAGCCTCAATTATTGATGAAATTAATATTTATGAAGCAGCACGTGTTGCGATGACCGAAGCAGTCAACCAGTTGGCTCCTATACCTGAAGCTTTATTAATAGATGCTATGCGGTTAGATTTAGATTTGCCGCAAGAATTTTTAATTAAAGGAGATGCACGAAGTAATTCTATAGGTGCAGCCAGTATTATTGCAAAGGTCACACGTGATCGCCTAATGGCTTCTTATGGTTTAAAATATCCTGGTTATGGTTTCGAAAAAAACGCTGGATACGGTACAAAAGAACATCTTGAGGGTATAAAAAAAATCGGCATTACACCGATTCATCGTAAAACATTTGCACCCATTAAAGATATATTATGA
- a CDS encoding energy-coupling factor transporter transmembrane component T family protein produces MNPSVKFLLILIVSIELTFVLNYQVNVVVAIIAGIYLVFSKLSWKRYLLLIAMPILPVLGAWTSFTTFGSHEMAIIMMTRIVAYIFLGAAFSFTTDMILLLDTLEQKFRVPTTFVYGLRGALSFVPRVKQEVQTIRTAALMRGESLTFYSPQLFFKAILVSLRWSTRLAEAMASHGFTENAERTHFNTIVIKKRDWMMAISLLVILQCIIIYL; encoded by the coding sequence ATGAATCCAAGTGTTAAATTTCTACTTATACTTATCGTTAGCATCGAACTAACTTTTGTCCTTAATTATCAAGTCAATGTTGTTGTAGCGATTATTGCTGGTATTTATCTTGTTTTTTCAAAACTGTCTTGGAAACGTTATTTGCTATTAATTGCCATGCCTATCTTGCCTGTCTTAGGTGCATGGACATCATTTACAACTTTTGGTTCCCATGAAATGGCAATTATCATGATGACTCGAATTGTTGCCTACATATTCCTAGGAGCGGCTTTTTCGTTTACAACTGACATGATCTTGCTTCTAGACACACTCGAACAAAAATTTCGTGTGCCAACCACTTTTGTCTACGGTCTTCGCGGTGCATTATCCTTTGTGCCCCGTGTTAAACAAGAAGTCCAGACTATCCGAACGGCAGCTTTAATGCGTGGTGAATCTTTAACATTTTACTCACCACAATTATTTTTCAAAGCTATTTTGGTCTCACTCCGGTGGTCAACTCGTTTAGCAGAAGCTATGGCCTCACATGGATTTACCGAAAATGCTGAGCGGACACACTTTAACACAATTGTAATCAAAAAAAGAGACTGGATGATGGCAATCAGTCTCTTAGTCATATTACAGTGCATCATAATATATCTTTAA
- a CDS encoding ATP-binding cassette domain-containing protein → MVTHLKHISLSYGNTKILDDTTMSISHNSFNLLIGPSGSGKSTLLRIFAGLYPQLKGEVLVNDQAVTTLPANEKAKVVGFLFQDPDTQFVMKTPLDELIFTLENLQVHPSDIKQRATHALEFVGISDLTHQDIDTLSGGEKQKVALAIIVAMQSDFLLLDEPFANIDSQSRQDLLAKLKDLQIQGQTTILITDHDLHGYEPLVDHVWEIHHKKVATVSNFQNRILPEQNVHLQLPKEGVLQLKNFELLVGQRQLISISDLPLAPGGITLFTGANGTGKSSLFNALTRLKSYQGDILYIDQNIKKFNAAKYAKQVALIFQNAERQFLRMTIREEIALSMQHAQQPEKWSENVITRYLERLNLDGLQDHVVYQLSGGQKKKVQLLVMLIVGTPILLLDEPIAGLDTDSVRVVGEILREIADNGRQRFIIISHQLDQLRPIIDYHLHLSNRTLQYMEHFL, encoded by the coding sequence ATGGTTACTCATTTAAAACATATCAGTTTGTCATATGGCAATACAAAAATACTTGATGATACCACCATGTCAATATCTCACAATAGTTTTAACCTGCTAATTGGTCCCTCTGGCTCTGGAAAATCAACCCTTCTCCGAATATTTGCAGGATTATATCCGCAACTAAAAGGTGAAGTACTTGTTAATGATCAAGCAGTTACCACATTACCGGCTAACGAGAAAGCCAAAGTCGTCGGTTTTTTATTTCAAGATCCAGACACCCAATTTGTTATGAAAACGCCACTGGATGAATTGATTTTCACTTTAGAAAACTTGCAAGTTCATCCTTCTGATATCAAGCAACGTGCAACGCACGCTCTAGAATTTGTTGGTATTTCAGACTTAACTCATCAAGACATTGACACCTTATCAGGTGGTGAAAAACAAAAAGTTGCATTGGCTATCATTGTTGCAATGCAAAGTGATTTCTTATTATTAGACGAACCTTTTGCAAATATTGATAGCCAATCTCGCCAAGACCTATTAGCTAAATTGAAAGATTTGCAAATACAGGGACAAACCACTATATTAATCACTGATCATGATTTACATGGGTACGAACCACTTGTTGATCATGTGTGGGAAATACACCACAAAAAAGTAGCAACTGTTAGTAACTTTCAGAATCGTATTTTACCGGAACAAAATGTCCACCTGCAATTACCTAAAGAAGGTGTTTTGCAATTAAAAAATTTTGAACTTTTAGTGGGGCAACGTCAATTAATTAGTATTTCTGATTTACCTTTGGCTCCCGGTGGAATTACGCTCTTTACTGGAGCAAATGGCACAGGCAAGTCATCCCTTTTCAATGCGCTAACTCGACTAAAATCCTACCAAGGTGACATTTTGTATATAGATCAAAATATCAAAAAATTTAATGCTGCTAAATATGCAAAACAAGTAGCATTGATCTTTCAAAATGCAGAACGGCAGTTTTTACGAATGACGATTCGTGAGGAAATCGCGTTGAGCATGCAACATGCGCAACAACCAGAAAAATGGTCCGAAAACGTAATTACTCGTTACTTAGAGCGCTTAAATTTGGATGGGCTACAAGATCATGTCGTTTATCAGCTCTCTGGCGGGCAAAAGAAAAAAGTTCAACTCTTGGTGATGTTAATTGTTGGCACACCAATATTATTGTTAGACGAACCTATTGCTGGTCTGGACACAGATTCCGTTCGGGTTGTAGGCGAAATTTTACGAGAAATCGCAGATAATGGACGGCAACGTTTTATTATTATTAGCCACCAACTAGATCAGCTACGCCCAATCATTGATTATCATTTGCATCTATCTAATCGAACTTTACAATATATGGAGCATTTTTTATGA
- a CDS encoding thiamine-binding protein has product MISSIAVQVLPMTADTEEVIRIVDHVIAYIDKSGVNYQVGAFESTLEGDYDQLMDILKNLPKVAAEISDIPVMVYSKINMATDSDVLTIAKKTDKYK; this is encoded by the coding sequence ATGATATCAAGTATTGCGGTCCAAGTATTGCCGATGACAGCTGACACAGAAGAAGTCATTCGCATAGTTGATCATGTGATTGCTTATATTGACAAGAGTGGTGTCAACTATCAGGTAGGTGCTTTCGAATCAACTCTCGAAGGTGATTACGATCAACTAATGGATATTTTAAAAAATTTGCCCAAGGTTGCAGCAGAAATTAGTGACATCCCTGTCATGGTATACAGCAAAATAAACATGGCTACAGATTCTGATGTTTTAACCATTGCAAAGAAAACAGATAAATATAAATAA
- a CDS encoding ECF transporter S component, giving the protein MSANKWSLRDVIFIALIGVFFGFIFWAWAFGYNVIAAFLTPFGLSAYANDATLGPWLMAGPMAGFILRRPGASIIGETLGGTIEMVFGSQWGVMNVVSALIQGFGTELGFAVFGYRRWDKTSLSMSVITVTIVTFIWDLFRNGYADYSFGLLIGLFITRLISAAIFAGVIVYFTQKLVAKSGILEVNKNEVVS; this is encoded by the coding sequence ATGTCTGCAAACAAATGGTCACTTCGCGATGTTATCTTCATCGCACTAATCGGTGTTTTTTTTGGATTTATATTTTGGGCTTGGGCATTTGGTTATAATGTCATCGCTGCCTTTTTAACACCATTTGGATTAAGCGCATATGCTAATGATGCAACATTGGGTCCTTGGCTAATGGCTGGTCCGATGGCTGGGTTCATCTTACGTCGTCCTGGCGCATCAATTATAGGTGAAACACTTGGCGGCACAATTGAAATGGTGTTTGGCTCTCAATGGGGTGTCATGAACGTTGTTTCTGCATTAATCCAAGGGTTTGGTACCGAACTTGGATTTGCTGTATTTGGCTACCGTCGTTGGGACAAAACGAGTTTGTCAATGTCTGTCATCACAGTTACCATTGTGACGTTTATTTGGGACCTGTTCCGTAATGGTTATGCTGACTACTCATTTGGTTTGTTGATTGGATTATTTATTACTCGCCTCATTTCAGCAGCTATTTTTGCAGGAGTTATCGTTTACTTCACACAAAAATTAGTTGCTAAATCAGGTATCCTAGAGGTCAATAAAAACGAGGTGGTCTCATGA